One segment of Pseudoalteromonas rubra DNA contains the following:
- a CDS encoding ATP-binding protein produces MENNKVLIIDSSSVLAMRLKVLFELLGCEVVHLHFQMLHKVQDFFAYHVVAIAHGLPDSTFDALSALKDHDRLILLAPKPENSEHVDAFSRLNRMLCNAIVIYPFFGNKEITGLLERVLETGDHDRLELPKILLVDHREDRLRRLTASLRGAQLTVVTAHCITEAMQQATTHDIDLLICDFNLAQGSGLDVFKKVRQIHRDARCLLMTSRQNQVDMMEAIRQGVEDVLTKPIDEGALLQSLHKLWQSELLRRHNQELVERLQDTVDALIERDSLLRVIYKHTPDPIMLFNLDGFVIEANDGCTSLLRLPGDQLQQHSIFDLFEPASVTALKEAINNGGVLRHFNCELVLPQKDGPSIPLMGTFIEIDHHGEIALAAIFKNVAQLKRKQQLLEEAKEVLEVEVQARTAQLQAAKEAAEAANISKSEFLANMSHELRTPMHSILSFARFGIDKLACGEVPVNKLEKYLSRIETSGERLLLLLNNLLDLSKLDAGRFPFNPAPHNLLTLIHTAKEDVSGLAMARHIHIELQVQEDNIVLCCDAEQLTQVMRNLLGNALKFSPEHSEVTVTVTLNAGYVHILVRDKGVGIPEDELEHIFDKFAQSSKTNSGAGGTGLGLAICKEFVLLHKGCIYAENNPEQGACIHIELPI; encoded by the coding sequence ATGGAAAACAACAAGGTATTAATTATCGATAGCAGCAGTGTGCTGGCTATGAGACTGAAGGTATTATTTGAATTATTGGGCTGTGAGGTGGTGCATTTACATTTTCAGATGTTGCACAAGGTTCAGGATTTCTTTGCGTATCATGTTGTCGCCATTGCCCATGGACTGCCGGATAGCACCTTTGATGCCTTGTCTGCGTTAAAAGATCACGACCGTCTAATCTTGCTCGCGCCCAAGCCAGAAAACTCTGAGCATGTTGATGCATTCAGCCGCTTAAATCGAATGCTGTGCAATGCCATCGTGATCTACCCATTTTTTGGCAATAAAGAAATCACGGGTTTGCTTGAACGGGTGCTTGAAACGGGTGATCATGACCGACTTGAACTACCGAAAATCCTACTGGTGGATCATCGAGAAGACCGTCTGAGGCGTTTGACGGCCAGCCTGCGTGGCGCGCAACTGACAGTCGTAACTGCACACTGCATTACTGAGGCAATGCAACAGGCAACCACCCATGATATTGACTTATTGATTTGTGATTTCAACCTGGCGCAGGGGAGTGGTCTGGATGTCTTCAAGAAGGTACGACAGATCCACCGTGATGCACGCTGCCTGTTGATGACCTCGCGGCAAAATCAGGTGGATATGATGGAAGCCATCCGTCAGGGCGTTGAAGATGTATTAACTAAACCCATTGATGAGGGAGCGTTGTTGCAGTCGCTGCACAAACTCTGGCAAAGCGAGTTGTTACGTCGCCATAACCAAGAGTTGGTTGAACGGTTGCAGGATACGGTCGACGCCCTCATTGAGCGAGATAGTTTATTACGGGTGATTTATAAGCACACACCCGATCCCATCATGTTGTTTAATCTCGATGGTTTTGTGATTGAGGCCAATGATGGTTGCACTTCTTTACTGCGACTACCGGGAGATCAGCTTCAACAACATTCCATTTTTGACCTGTTTGAACCTGCCTCTGTCACCGCATTAAAAGAAGCCATCAATAATGGTGGTGTATTGCGGCATTTTAATTGTGAGCTGGTGTTACCGCAAAAAGATGGGCCAAGCATTCCCTTGATGGGGACATTTATTGAGATTGACCATCACGGTGAAATTGCCTTGGCTGCGATTTTTAAGAACGTTGCCCAATTGAAACGCAAACAGCAACTACTTGAGGAGGCTAAAGAAGTACTGGAGGTAGAGGTTCAGGCGCGCACGGCACAACTCCAGGCGGCTAAAGAAGCCGCGGAAGCGGCGAATATCAGCAAATCTGAGTTTCTTGCCAATATGTCCCACGAACTCCGGACCCCCATGCACTCCATTTTGAGTTTCGCGCGCTTTGGGATTGATAAGTTGGCATGTGGTGAGGTACCGGTGAACAAGTTGGAGAAATACCTGTCACGGATCGAGACCAGTGGCGAACGCCTGTTGTTACTGCTGAACAATCTGCTCGACTTGTCTAAATTGGATGCTGGTCGTTTTCCCTTTAACCCTGCACCGCACAATCTGCTCACTTTAATACACACCGCAAAAGAAGATGTGTCGGGTCTGGCGATGGCGCGGCATATTCACATCGAGCTTCAAGTACAAGAGGATAACATTGTGCTGTGTTGTGATGCTGAGCAGCTGACCCAGGTGATGAGAAACTTGTTGGGTAACGCGCTGAAGTTCAGCCCTGAGCATAGCGAAGTGACCGTCACGGTTACGCTTAACGCGGGATATGTCCATATTTTGGTGCGGGACAAGGGCGTTGGCATACCTGAAGATGAACTGGAGCATATATTCGATAAGTTTGCCCAAAGCAGTAAAACTAACAGTGGGGCTGGCGGAACCGGATTGGGATTGGCCATTTGCAAAGAATTTGTATTGCTGCATAAAGGCTGTATTTATGCTGAAAACAACCCGGAACAGGGCGCTTGTATTCATATTGAGCTGCCAATTTAG
- a CDS encoding peptidylprolyl isomerase, whose protein sequence is MTLASARHILVDNEAQCLELKQRIAAGEDFAEIAKQYSSCPSGQDGGELGEFGPGMMVPEFDKVVFSAPLNEVQGPVQTQFGYHLLEVTSRVD, encoded by the coding sequence ATGACACTAGCCAGCGCAAGACACATATTAGTCGATAACGAAGCTCAATGCCTTGAACTTAAGCAACGTATTGCAGCAGGTGAAGACTTTGCCGAGATCGCAAAACAATATTCCAGTTGCCCGTCTGGACAGGATGGGGGTGAGCTGGGTGAGTTCGGACCTGGCATGATGGTACCTGAGTTCGACAAAGTGGTATTTTCAGCACCACTCAATGAGGTGCAGGGACCGGTTCAGACGCAGTTTGGTTATCACCTGCTTGAAGTCACCAGCCGGGTCGATTAA
- a CDS encoding response regulator → MALQRILAVDDEPFNLEIIEEILEDLDFELLTVTSGQECLDVIEDFAPQVVLLDVSMPQMNGYEVCKKIKANLETQNIIVMFVSARGSVEERMEGYAVGAEDYIVKPFGHSELKAKLLNLGQMLLERDILEQQVEDATSTAFNAMATSSEMGFIVSYIEQIGVIDDIQALAKALIQCLSNLGLSCNIEFRVDEQRHHFATAGLCSPIVLELFEILRSKGRLHEFTSRILVNYNLVSVLILNMPSEDADKHGRLRDHICFIASVTEQQLLAILTRKQLLSQQAELNDAISMIHSKFTGLLALLNNNRSQNESIFRRLQEVFEQRIPTMGLDEDQEVFIYQHVDEAIQGSIAREEAIMQVREAFTEIESDLSLLSSAGKHAE, encoded by the coding sequence ATGGCATTGCAACGAATCCTGGCGGTGGATGACGAACCTTTCAACCTCGAAATCATCGAAGAAATACTTGAAGACCTCGACTTTGAATTACTGACTGTAACCAGTGGGCAGGAATGCCTGGATGTTATTGAGGATTTCGCGCCTCAGGTCGTATTGCTGGATGTCAGCATGCCGCAGATGAATGGGTATGAGGTATGTAAGAAGATCAAAGCTAATCTGGAAACGCAGAACATCATTGTGATGTTTGTGTCGGCACGAGGATCGGTTGAAGAGCGCATGGAAGGCTACGCAGTTGGTGCGGAGGATTACATCGTTAAGCCGTTTGGCCACAGTGAATTAAAAGCCAAGTTGCTTAATTTAGGGCAGATGTTGCTGGAGCGTGATATCCTGGAGCAGCAGGTCGAAGACGCAACTTCCACGGCGTTCAATGCCATGGCGACCAGCAGTGAAATGGGATTTATCGTCAGTTACATTGAACAGATCGGTGTCATTGATGACATTCAGGCGTTAGCAAAGGCTCTGATCCAGTGCCTCAGTAATTTAGGGTTAAGCTGCAATATTGAGTTTCGGGTCGATGAGCAGCGTCATCATTTTGCCACTGCGGGACTGTGTTCCCCAATTGTGCTGGAGTTGTTTGAAATATTGCGTTCGAAGGGCCGTTTGCATGAGTTTACCAGCCGGATCCTGGTGAACTACAATCTGGTGAGTGTGCTGATCCTGAACATGCCCTCAGAAGACGCGGACAAACACGGTCGGCTCAGAGATCATATTTGTTTTATCGCCAGTGTGACTGAGCAGCAATTGCTGGCGATTCTGACCCGTAAGCAGTTGCTGTCTCAGCAAGCTGAGCTCAATGATGCTATTTCTATGATCCACAGTAAGTTCACCGGATTGTTGGCTTTGCTCAACAACAACCGCTCTCAGAATGAATCCATCTTTCGCCGTCTTCAGGAGGTGTTTGAGCAGCGGATCCCAACCATGGGGTTGGATGAGGATCAGGAAGTATTCATTTATCAGCATGTCGACGAAGCCATTCAGGGTTCAATTGCCAGGGAAGAAGCGATTATGCAGGTGCGCGAAGCGTTTACTGAAATTGAAAGCGATTTGTCATTACTCAGCTCTGCAGGAAAGCATGCTGAATAG
- a CDS encoding glutathione S-transferase family protein: MILYGSDTSPYVRRIRIYCLRHDITLDYRKLDIFSEEGRAILHQHNPARKLPFLLADDQAVLDSNVIARYLQQKFSLPHLNWAQENLLTIINACNDSLVELLLCQRSEFDTQDDKLFFNLQRGRIAETLRVLDQSCHETVFLNCEYLQISLYCLLDWIRFRNLFDLTPYTALEQFYDQWQPQDEARLTDPRA, encoded by the coding sequence ATGATCTTATATGGCTCGGATACATCTCCGTATGTCAGGCGCATCCGCATTTATTGTCTTCGCCACGACATTACCCTGGACTATCGCAAACTGGACATCTTTAGTGAGGAAGGCAGGGCTATCCTTCACCAGCACAATCCGGCACGTAAACTGCCGTTTCTGCTTGCTGACGATCAGGCGGTCCTGGATTCCAACGTCATTGCCCGTTACCTGCAACAAAAGTTTTCTTTGCCTCATCTCAATTGGGCACAGGAAAACCTGCTCACTATCATCAATGCCTGCAACGATTCACTGGTAGAGCTATTGCTTTGCCAGCGTTCAGAATTTGATACTCAGGATGACAAGCTGTTTTTTAACCTGCAGCGTGGGCGCATCGCTGAAACCTTGCGCGTACTGGATCAAAGCTGTCATGAAACTGTATTTTTAAACTGCGAGTATCTTCAGATCAGTTTATACTGCCTGCTGGATTGGATCCGCTTCAGAAACTTGTTCGACTTAACGCCGTACACCGCTCTGGAGCAGTTTTATGACCAATGGCAGCCTCAAGATGAGGCACGTCTTACAGATCCCAGAGCATAA
- a CDS encoding NAD(P)H-hydrate dehydratase has product MSISQAKYLTNLPQVAYTAQAVQTNEAEAARLAGTTLSALMQRAGAALFDYVSSLAPSGPILILTGKGNNGGDGYVLARLCHQAGMRAEVLALFDPQQLQGDAYEAYRDYLSSGGVVLDSMQPGSAPGLIVDAVFGSGFRGQLPENVAAVFRRFAQSSAHRLAVDIPSGVNGSTSEVACDAFIADATMTFIALKQGLLSGSAKRHTGSVYLAPLGVGQEFAQLVCPSSHYFSAETLLAKRPVRSIDTYKNRCGHVLLIGGGPGMAGAIRLAAEACLRAGAGLVSVATHPDNQAMVLQGRYELMVHGVANAQELTPLLDKADTLVIGPGLGQSEWAQALFEAVRSCEQHVVVDADGLNLLASQPMQWQNAILTPHWGEAMRLSTAVTTDAKTLSRFDMSNALVQHYLACVVLKGPGTLVQQAKRININRSGCAAMASAGMGDVLSGIIAALLAQGLSKFDAAMLAVYIHGLAAEKAAHDGAHGLLASDLFVHIRGIIG; this is encoded by the coding sequence ATGTCTATATCACAAGCAAAATACCTGACTAATTTACCACAAGTTGCCTATACGGCCCAAGCGGTACAAACGAATGAAGCCGAAGCCGCGCGTCTTGCGGGCACCACATTAAGTGCCTTGATGCAGCGCGCGGGGGCTGCCTTATTTGATTACGTCAGTAGCCTGGCACCGAGTGGCCCAATATTAATTCTCACGGGCAAGGGCAATAACGGGGGCGATGGTTATGTTCTTGCGCGTTTGTGTCATCAGGCAGGTATGAGGGCTGAAGTGCTGGCCTTGTTCGATCCGCAGCAACTTCAGGGTGATGCGTACGAGGCGTACCGGGATTATCTGAGCAGTGGCGGTGTTGTGCTGGATAGCATGCAGCCAGGCAGTGCGCCGGGTTTAATCGTCGATGCTGTCTTTGGCAGTGGCTTTCGTGGTCAGTTGCCCGAGAACGTTGCTGCGGTATTTCGACGCTTTGCTCAGAGCTCGGCACACCGGCTTGCCGTTGATATCCCCAGCGGTGTCAATGGCTCAACCAGCGAAGTTGCCTGTGATGCCTTTATTGCTGATGCCACGATGACTTTCATTGCGTTAAAGCAAGGGCTATTAAGTGGTTCAGCCAAGCGCCATACCGGCAGTGTGTATCTGGCACCGTTAGGGGTAGGTCAAGAGTTTGCTCAATTGGTATGTCCCTCAAGCCATTACTTTAGTGCAGAAACGTTACTGGCAAAGCGCCCTGTGCGGTCCATTGATACGTATAAAAACCGCTGTGGTCACGTTTTATTGATTGGCGGCGGTCCGGGGATGGCTGGCGCGATACGTTTGGCTGCCGAAGCCTGTTTACGCGCTGGCGCAGGCCTGGTGAGTGTGGCAACACACCCGGACAATCAGGCCATGGTCCTGCAAGGCCGTTATGAACTTATGGTGCATGGTGTTGCAAACGCCCAAGAGTTGACGCCTTTGCTGGACAAGGCCGATACGCTGGTGATTGGCCCAGGGTTAGGTCAGTCAGAATGGGCACAGGCGCTATTCGAGGCTGTACGCTCGTGTGAGCAACATGTTGTTGTCGACGCCGATGGGCTGAATTTACTGGCGAGCCAGCCTATGCAGTGGCAAAATGCGATTTTGACCCCGCATTGGGGAGAGGCAATGAGACTCAGCACTGCCGTTACAACAGACGCTAAAACCCTTAGTCGCTTCGATATGAGTAATGCACTTGTTCAGCATTATCTGGCCTGTGTGGTACTCAAGGGGCCTGGGACTTTGGTTCAGCAGGCAAAGCGAATAAATATCAATCGCTCGGGATGTGCTGCCATGGCCAGTGCTGGGATGGGCGATGTATTATCTGGTATAATTGCGGCTTTGTTAGCGCAGGGCCTGAGTAAATTTGATGCGGCTATGTTAGCGGTGTATATTCATGGTCTTGCGGCTGAAAAAGCGGCACATGACGGCGCGCATGGGTTGCTGGCAAGCGATTTATTTGTCCATATTAGAGGTATTATCGGATGA
- the queG gene encoding tRNA epoxyqueuosine(34) reductase QueG, with product MTTTTHSSVDINYTELAQKIKLWGKELGFAEVGITDIDLSEHEAQLQRWLDNGYHGEMEYMAAHGMKRARPAELVPGTQRVVSVKMNYLPPDASFARALNNKQTAYISRYALGRDYHKVIRNRLKKLGQRIEQDVGQFGFRPFVDSAPVLERQLAEKAGLGWRGKNSLLIHKQAGSWFFLGELFVDLPLPVDNNPQEEGCGKCNACITLCPTGAIVEPYVVDARKCISYLTIELQGPIPEQYRPLLGNRVYGCDDCQLVCPWNRYGQLTDEQDFHPRQQLKDQELLTLFQWDEATFLKNTEGSPIRRIGHERWLRNLAVGLGNAEPDEQIIQVLEARLESASDLVKEHITWALAQQRTKRTEQQRKNARLIRIIEKGLPRDA from the coding sequence GTGACAACCACTACTCATTCTTCTGTTGATATTAACTATACTGAACTTGCGCAAAAAATTAAGCTTTGGGGCAAAGAACTTGGCTTTGCTGAAGTCGGCATTACCGACATAGACCTCAGCGAGCATGAAGCGCAGCTACAGCGTTGGCTTGATAATGGCTATCATGGCGAGATGGAATACATGGCAGCACATGGTATGAAGCGTGCCCGCCCTGCAGAGCTTGTGCCAGGCACTCAAAGAGTGGTCTCGGTGAAAATGAACTACCTGCCACCCGATGCCAGTTTCGCCCGCGCGCTCAACAATAAACAAACCGCCTACATCAGTCGTTATGCACTGGGCCGGGACTATCACAAAGTGATCCGCAACCGATTAAAGAAACTCGGCCAGCGCATTGAACAGGACGTCGGTCAGTTTGGCTTTCGTCCCTTTGTCGATTCAGCGCCAGTGCTGGAGCGACAGTTGGCAGAAAAAGCCGGACTCGGCTGGCGTGGCAAAAACAGCTTGCTGATCCACAAACAAGCCGGCTCGTGGTTTTTTCTTGGTGAGCTGTTCGTGGATTTGCCCCTGCCAGTTGATAACAATCCTCAGGAAGAAGGCTGTGGCAAGTGCAACGCCTGTATCACACTTTGCCCGACCGGAGCCATTGTAGAACCTTATGTAGTAGATGCCCGCAAATGTATTTCTTACCTGACAATAGAATTACAGGGTCCGATCCCCGAACAATACCGCCCACTGTTGGGCAACCGGGTATACGGCTGTGACGACTGTCAGCTGGTGTGTCCGTGGAACCGCTACGGCCAGCTTACCGATGAGCAGGATTTTCATCCCCGTCAGCAACTCAAAGATCAGGAGCTGCTGACACTTTTTCAGTGGGACGAAGCAACTTTTCTAAAAAACACTGAAGGCAGCCCCATTCGCCGTATTGGCCATGAACGCTGGCTACGGAACTTAGCCGTTGGATTAGGCAATGCAGAGCCTGACGAACAGATAATCCAGGTACTTGAAGCACGCCTGGAGTCGGCCTCAGATCTTGTCAAAGAGCATATAACTTGGGCCCTGGCACAACAGCGCACCAAACGCACCGAGCAACAGCGTAAAAACGCCCGGCTGATCCGGATCATCGAAAAAGGCCTGCCTCGGGACGCTTAA
- a CDS encoding glutathione peroxidase, with product MIKPLLISMALLASNGAYASETPNFTKSKACDDFTGYEFRKLRSKDTVDLCAFEGKPLLVVNTASNCGFTGQFDGLEKLHKAYADKGLVVLGFPSDDFFQEENDEKDTAEVCFINYGVTFTMMATGAVRGDDANPVFQHLGEQSGAPMWNFYKYLISADRKTIQQFNSRTKPMSEPMIAAIEKELDLK from the coding sequence ATGATAAAACCACTATTGATATCCATGGCACTGCTTGCCAGCAACGGCGCGTATGCCAGCGAGACACCAAATTTCACCAAAAGTAAGGCCTGTGATGATTTTACCGGCTATGAATTCAGAAAACTCAGATCAAAAGACACCGTCGACTTATGCGCTTTTGAGGGGAAACCATTATTAGTCGTCAATACCGCCAGTAACTGTGGGTTTACAGGTCAGTTCGATGGCCTGGAAAAACTGCACAAAGCTTATGCCGACAAAGGTCTGGTGGTACTAGGGTTTCCGTCTGACGACTTCTTTCAGGAAGAAAACGACGAAAAAGATACGGCTGAGGTCTGCTTTATCAACTACGGCGTCACCTTTACTATGATGGCAACAGGTGCCGTGCGCGGCGACGATGCCAACCCGGTGTTTCAACACTTAGGCGAACAAAGCGGTGCGCCCATGTGGAATTTCTACAAATATCTAATCTCGGCTGATCGCAAAACAATCCAGCAGTTCAATAGCCGCACCAAACCGATGTCAGAGCCTATGATAGCGGCCATCGAAAAAGAACTTGATCTTAAATAA
- the tsaE gene encoding tRNA (adenosine(37)-N6)-threonylcarbamoyltransferase complex ATPase subunit type 1 TsaE encodes MTLEIDLADEAATIALGSQLATLIDSGAVFYLHGDLGAGKTTLTRGIVQGLGHQGNVKSPTYTLVEPYELGEISIYHFDLYRLGDPEELEFMGIRDYFAPHAVCIVEWPEKGAGVIPTADMDIDLAYHGAGRRAVLRPHTERGKQLAEAISRYA; translated from the coding sequence ATGACATTAGAAATTGATCTGGCTGATGAAGCCGCAACCATTGCCCTGGGAAGCCAGCTGGCCACATTGATTGATTCGGGGGCGGTATTCTATTTGCATGGTGATTTGGGCGCCGGCAAAACAACACTGACACGTGGTATTGTGCAGGGGCTGGGCCATCAGGGGAATGTAAAAAGCCCGACCTATACCTTAGTTGAACCGTATGAGTTGGGTGAGATCAGTATTTATCACTTTGACTTGTATCGTTTGGGGGACCCTGAAGAGCTTGAGTTTATGGGGATCCGGGATTATTTTGCACCGCACGCTGTGTGCATTGTCGAGTGGCCTGAAAAAGGCGCAGGCGTGATCCCAACAGCAGATATGGACATTGATTTGGCCTATCATGGTGCAGGGCGCCGTGCGGTATTAAGGCCACATACAGAACGAGGAAAGCAGCTTGCTGAAGCTATAAGTCGATATGCGTA